ACCCGATGATCAAAAGATGGAAGAGATAAATGATTACCGAAGAAGAGTGCGTGTTCTCAAATCGGTCCCGAAGTGCTAATCTTGAAGGCTTATGCCTTTTTTGTAGCTGCAGGTGTTGTTGAGGGAACTTTTCGAGATACCAAAGGAAGTGCTGATTTCTTGGAACACTTTTGAGAACACATTTTTATTCCCAGAAGGGTAAACTGTAGTACGAGGCCGAAGGAGACCAGCACGCCGATGACAGAGAACCAGAGAATTGCCACTACTGACATATTCTCCCATGTCACCAGCCTTATGGCGTTCTCGAAACGCTGCAGATTACCGTGACTGTCAAGCCTGTTGTTTGCTAGTTGCACATGTTAGAGAGCTTACTTCGCCCGCAGAAACTTTCACTGATGGAGACACGACCCCCTCGAAGAACTGCCTCAACGGTTCGGTATCCATGTAATTGAGATACATGTCAGGTATGCCTGATGGTAATTGACAGTCATATGAGCTCCGAGGTTTGTTCTTGGCCCAAATGTACCATTAGAGCTGTCCCCAAAGTGAGTCATGGCGCGCAGGTGTCGGACATCAGTTAAATCatcgaagagagaggatgtGCCGCTGAGTTCTCCAGTGTCGCCATCTCTTGCCGTTATTGTCAAGTCCCTGGGCCATCTCGAATGAGTCATCATGTGGAAGCAATGCATATTTCAGAGGAGGGCTTACACCTGCTCGGGGCCTTGTGCACTAGTGCCGATGATACTAGTAACGACAAGACAGCTGAAGACGGTACGCAGTGGCCCGTTCATCCTGCTAGAACAAAACTGTTGTCGATCGTGCCGGTTGCAGCTGGAAGTATTTATATTCCTAGACTAGAAACGTCGCAAACCGACAGAGTGTGTAAGTTAGACTGCAGCAGCCTAGCGCTCGAACTTCGGTTCTTGCGGTGGGTGTCCGTACACCCTGGGGTTTCTTTCGACAGACTGCCCTGCAGTAACTCGTTGAAGGGATCGCACTATGGTGCAGCACTGCACTGGTTCAAATACTGAACAACATTTGTCTGTTGCCGCCGATTTGCCTCTTCTTGAGTTACAAGGTGTTATGCCAAGAATCACCTCTCGCAGTGGACTACACCATGCATGCTGCTCATTGGTTTCAGCGGCACGTGTCACCGTGTTCTGTGCCCTGAGAAGGGTTACTTTGTTTTACAATTTGACCTACACAGAATCCATGAAATGTAGACGCTAAATCGTGTGCTCGCTGCTCATGGGGATGGTTCGTCGCAGGTCAACACGACAGTGGATCTCTCGTCAGTCAGACATACCACCAGCTGGGTGGCAGCTGATTGCGGAATGCTGTCGCATTGAGTGAAGGAGGGAAGGCACCATGGCGAATCTCCGCACTCAAAGTCGCTTTTTCAAGCGAAGACGCCACTCACCGTCTCGGGTCGCAAATTACACGCTTCCACAAATGAGTATAGGTAAAACGTGCGGCGGTTCGTTCCACGTTTCCAGAGCGTGGGATACGATCCGTGCCCGGCACGTGCATGTGTATGGATCAACAGTCCACGTTAGCGAACTTGAACCACTCTTGTATCGGCCAACGATCAAGGCGTCTTGGCTTAACTCTAAATCGAGTGCTCTCACCGAGGCAACGTTTTGTAAGTATTAAAGTGCGGTCAGCATCGGTCTGTGCCAGCGTAGAATGCCTTCAGTACTTGAAACTGAACTCGATGATCCTATCAAGCACTCGAGAATTGCTTGTCAACATTGGAATTGTCGTCTTGTTGGGAACTAGCAACAAGAATCAGAAAACAGCGCATCAACGTTCTGTAAAAAATCACTCTCTCAGCGATGCTCGCGAGCCTGGTTTCTTGCAGCGGACCTGAATTCGTGAAAATGCTTGAACACTCACGGGAACCCGTCACAAAATTGAGCTCCGTGTTGTACAGCAATGTTTTCAACcacgttttttctccagccTTGCTTTGTCCTGCTTGATGTGCTTAGCGATGCGCTCCGCGATTTCATTTACCGTCATATTCTTTCCAAAGAAGTCCTTGAACTTGCCGTTCTTCCCTGAGTTCCCAGACAAAGTTAGCAAGAAAATGGCACACTCTTACGAATAGTTATCTGAACACAGCAATTGTACGGCAAATTGCTTCTTTGACAATGTGGCAGGTCAGACAGGCCACCTGATTAGAGAGCAACTGCAACTAACGCGGGATCTAGGATTCACCGCTAGATCTTCGACCTGTCACTGGTCGAGTAATGCGGAATCGCAAGGGTCAACTAGCAAAGACATTGCGCTTACCCATGAAATACTGAATAATTGAGTGATCCACGAGGTAGTCGGCGTCCGAGCTTTTAATGCCTTCGTTGTAATAGACACGGAATTTGCGTGTCACATCCTTTATTTGCGCCTGCAAAAAATCAGAGACGGAATGCATCGTATGTGTACGAGCTGATTCTGAAACCCCGGCAACTCGTGGGAAACGGCTGCAGAGACCCTTCCGCTGCAGAACAATATTACTGCTTCTCTAATCGACTGCTGTAACAGCCTCCATCGAGGCAGCGCGTCAGCAGTTCCTAGAGAGCgaacgaagacacagagatgACCAGTGCATACTCGAGCACCTACAGTATGGAGTACACGCAGCCACAGGGAAATGTGGAACAGCCAATGGCGGCACTGATTGCCTCAGCAGAACCACGCTGCCTCGGTCACAGGCTGCACTTACTGGCGTGCCAGTGAATCCGATGAGTCGAGGATGAAATTCTTCACAGTACGACTTGACCTGAGCGACCGTGTCGCGCTGCGGATCCACTGCAGCAGGTTGAACAGATAGCCAGCACCAGATCAGCGAAAAACGATCCACTAACTTTCGACCTTTCCACCCGGAAATGACCTTTTGGAGCACCGGGTCGACAAAAACAGCACCGGAAGAAGAGTCAACGGGATCACGCACAACAGAAAATTTTGGCTGGTTCCCTACGAACCATCTTCACAACACACAGCAGCAAGGTCTGCGATGGTCTGTCTGTCTGAACCCTTCATCACCGCTCTATAATCAGGAAACTCAGTTCAAATTGACGGTGGGCTCAACTATGACACTAAAAAAACTTAATTCCGCTTGTACTCGAAGCAACTCTTTCCCTAGAAAAAGCACAACATCTGCCTCCGCGCACGAACCACTACAATGCCTTGCCTCAAAAAAGACACACTTTCACCTCTATTTCGGATGCATTTGTTTAACCCCTCCCCAAAACAGGCACCTGCGCAGCACACTTGACTAACCAGTGATGAAGAGTGGCTGGACAACTTCGCCGAACTCCTTGTCTGCAGCACGCACAACAAAAAACGCACGAATTGAGTTTGGTGCGTGTCAGCGTGAAccgcctcttcccctctaCCAACTCATCTCCACAGCGTGCGTGATAGCCGTGCCACTGCCCCGGCTCCCTGaatctttcttcttcgcagcaTTGGTATGACGTGAAAATCTGGTCAGAGTGTTTTGATAAATGCCTCTTAAACCTAGTGTATCCACCCACTTGCACTCTCGCCGGTTCCCAGGCCCATTCAGAGAAACTAGATTAACACTTTTTTTTATCTCATATTTGAAGGGCGAGCGCGGACCGACTGTTTGCACCCAACTAAGGAAGTATCTCAAACGTACCAATGATATCAATGACCTGTGCCATCTTCTCAAGTTCCTGTGGACAGATGTCCGGGCAGAATGTGAACCCAAAATAGAGAAGCTGGTACGCGCCCTCAAACTCTTCGCTACCGCGCACTCGACCATGCATGTCGACGAGTGTCCATGGTCCTCCTAAGAGGGGTTTCCCAACCGTATCGCTCTCCGTTCGAACTGCACGCAGCAGCATGGCAAACCACGTATCCACACGTAAAGCACTCCTCACTTGCCATAGTAGCACCAAAACACACAATGCTCAGCCAGTGATACCAGGGCACTGTCTGCGCCGTCCCCGGCACTCTCGAATACTTTCCATTGCAGATCGCGGCATCGTAGAAGTGGAGTCTGGATTCGCATTGACCTTCATaactctctgtctctgagaGAGAATGAAACACTTTCTAGACCGGAAGACTCCACATACTACTGGGAGAACCACGTGAAGAGCACCACCATTCTCTCCGGTGATCCCTGAGTTCTTCAGATGGTTTTCTCGTCACCTTGTCCCAGGTGCCAAAACTTGCCTGCTTGagctcgccgtctcctctctccttgcaCGACTACGGCACACGCAATGGTTCTAAGGGCAAAGGAACCACACCAAGCATTCGCCTCCCGCGTAGGTGGATGCGCTTTCTGGATACTCGGGTACGCTGATCCACGGCAACTGATACAGCAGCTGCGTGACTGCACACTTACCAACAGCTCGGTTGGTGCCATGGCAAGGCGCCACACAACGACGCTAGACTTGAAACCGTTTCATGGTGAGTGCAAATGTACTCGTTCTGCGATACAGAGGACGAGCTACTCTCTCCAATACGCAAAAGCCACAGAAGCCGTCAACCGGAGGATTGTAAAACTCGAGTAATTGTTAGTTTACTAAGAGTTAAGGTTTTGACCTCATGAGTGCCTCTCAACAAGTGACAGTGTTTACCAGCCACATAGTGCCTAGGCGGCCACTTTGGCCTATTATGAGCAACGCTGTCTCacgtacatgcatgcgcagcagGCAAGCAGCGCAGCTCTCCACGGGAAAACGTTCCCTCCCCGTTTGATGGACTCGGCAACTTTCTCCTGCACGCGTCTCTCGTCGGCGTCCGGCTCGACCCGAGGCGGCATACGGAGACGAGGAGTACCCGATTCGGAAGCCGATTCCGACGGGCGTTGAGCGGAAGAACAAAATGGGAGcgacaaggaaggagacagaagacggcCGCCGCTGCGCGGGTATGAGGTCAGAGGGACAGACACCCTTAAAGCTCTAGGGGGAGAGGAGGTAGCAGCACCCGAAGAAtggggaagagaggagctCCCTGCAGAGGATGAAGCTCCTGACAAGCCtgcagaagtggagaagaaaaaataTGCTGGTTTCCTTCCAAGAATACCTCGAGTAAAAAGACCCGGATTCCTTGGAGATGACGTTTGGCTGAGGATTGTACGCATTTGGGAAGGAATTGCTTTCTTTGTTAGCGCGGAAGGATAATAAACGAACGCAGTCGCCTGCTTGGAATTGGGCAAGAAAGGCATCccagacacagacacggTAGGAGACCGCCGGCACCCGCCGTTCACAGAGGTGAACAATCCGTACGAATGACCTCGCAAGCATCCCTCCtggcttcttcctttttggACAGCAGTACCACGAGAAACGACTGCGCGCCTTGAACAGTCGGCATGAAATCGAGCAGAAGCCAGGGTTAAAGCAGGAACAGACGAACGGCAGTTGCCGAGCGGAGACAAGCTACCGATTTTATTTCCCATTTGAGGCATACTGCCACAAGCCAGTATCCTTGCGGAACATTCAGAGTGGCTAGGAATAGACGCCGCAGAAGAGCAAACTGATGCCATAGGTTTCTGGGGCCACACACTTTTGCGGGAGAAAGAACCGAATCTTTCCCTTCCACAAGCGGATGCAAATGAGGGCAGACGAAGGCTCGGCAAACCTGCCTTTCCGCCAGCAGCACGGAGCCCCCTAAGGCTGCCAGCTATACCAGAAAGTGCATTCTGAGCACTCATGGTAGTACGTCACAGCTGTAGCTCCTAGGAATAGAAAAGAATCAGAAAAACACTTTTCAGATTCCTGCAGTTGGATTAAAATGCTGTGGAACACGCGACTATGCTAGGCGCACTTGCTGGAAGGCGCTTCACATTCGTTTGAACGTTCCGCACATTCTAGAAATTCAGTTAAAGCAAAATACacggaggaggcggaaaaaacggaacAAGGAACTCCAGTCTCTGCCCTCAAGCTGCAGCCAGCATCTCTGTTCAAAGCAATGACACTTTCGGCGAATCGGGAGTGACGTCACAGGCCTGCTACTTCCAGAGTGCGAGTACTTGAAGTCGCTCCTGCAAATCCGAAAACTATTTGTATTCTCAAGAAAATACATACACTGAAAAAGAGAGATGGGATCGGATCTGGTTCTCCAGCGGCATGGTAAGCCGGGATCATCGACAGAAGGCAAGACAATCGTCAACCGGCTTCCGAGAGCATGCCTTTGCGATCAGTAAAAACAGGACGAGGCCGCAATCgctttgcttcctttccACAGCCACCAGGGCCTGTAGAACTGTGTTTCTTGTAACAATATGGAATTTTCGCGCAGTGCGTTTAGGTTTTTGTGGAGTCCATGTTCAGGATGTCTATACGGacctgtctgcatgcatcgttACCCGTAGACAAAACGGTGCCGGCTGGCGCTTATGCACACCAGTAGAGACCCGCAAGAAATAAGACAGCAACGCCTGAACACAAACAACTGCCTGGTCTTTgtcctgcctgtctccttctggcGTCAAACTGGTgatttctccttcttccggtCTCCGGTGGGCCGCTACCCGTCATGATGTCTTGGTCCACTACAGTTCAGTGATGCACTCGAACTTGCGTTCACCTCGTTGCCAATTGCGCCTAGAAAAGTGTGGTAggtgtcttctttgtttctgggAAAACTACCTACGAATTTTATCCACGTGTCACAATTGCTGGTCGCTGCAGTTCGGCGGTGTGACCCCCTTGACGGAGACCTAGTAAATGGACGGCCGGTCGAATCGACAGAGTCAAAGTTGGAATTTCGGTAAAACCCGTGG
This genomic interval from Toxoplasma gondii ME49 chromosome VIIb, whole genome shotgun sequence contains the following:
- a CDS encoding hypothetical protein (encoded by transcript TGME49_257460~Signal peptide predicted by SignalP 2.0 HMM (probability 0.979) with cleavage site probability 0.842 at residue 22~Predicted trans-membrane domain (TMHMM2.0):121-144) gives rise to the protein MNGPLRTVFSCLVVTSIIGTSAQGPEQVDLTITARDGDTGELSGTSSLFDDLTDVRHLRAMTHFGDSSNGIPDMYLNYMDTEPLRQFFEGVVSPSVKVSAGERFENAIRLVTWENMSVVAILWFSVIGVLVSFGLVLQFTLLGIKMCSQKCSKKSALPLVSRKVPSTTPAATKKA
- a CDS encoding SCO1/SenC protein (encoded by transcript TGME49_257440~Predicted trans-membrane domain (TMHMM2.0):328-351), which produces MSAQNALSGIAGSLRGLRAAGGKAGLPSLRLPSFASACGRERFGSFSRKSVWPQKPMASVCSSAASIPSHSECSARILACGSMPQMGNKIGSLSPLGNCRSSVPALTLASARFHADCSRRAVVSRGTAVQKGRSQEGCLRGHSYGLFTSVNGGCRRSPTVSVSGMPFLPNSKQATAFVYYPSALTKKAIPSQMRTILSQTSSPRNPGLFTRGILGRKPAYFFFSTSAGLSGASSSAGSSSLPHSSGAATSSPPRALRVSVPLTSYPRSGGRLLSPSLSLPFCSSAQRPSESASESGTPRLRMPPRVEPDADERRVQEKVAESIKRGGNVFPWRAALLACCACITIACAVVVQGERRRRAQAVRTESDTVGKPLLGGPWTLVDMHGRVRGSEEFEGAYQLLYFGFTFCPDICPQELEKMAQVIDIIDKEFGEVVQPLFITVDPQRDTVAQVKSYCEEFHPRLIGFTGTPAQIKDVTRKFRVYYNEGIKSSDADYLVDHSIIQYFMGKNGKFKDFFGKNMTVNEIAERIAKHIKQDKARLEKKRG